TTTGTAATAGAGGAAGTGTAAATCCAGCTGTTTTTCCAGTGCCTGTTTGAGCCGCTGCTAAAACATCTTTTTTTGATAAAATCACAGGAATTGATTTTGACTGTATTGGTGTTGGCGTTGTATAACCCTCTTCTTTAATTGCACGAAGAAGTTCTGCACATAAACCTAATTTTGAAAATGACATAAGTACCTTGTTTTTTATAAACCTACAGAAGTTATAAACTAAAGTTCCGATCTAGGTTGAATAATTTGAGTTTAATTGAGTTGTAAATTGAATACAAAAACGAAGTCAGGCATAGACCGATGTATGCTGAAATTAGGGAATTGTATCATAATTTTTTACAATAATTGTTATTTTTAAAACTAATACTACTTTTTTAGCTATACTGTCAGCCTCACAAATAAAAATAATACAAAGAAAGAACAAAAATCAAATGAATTTATTATCAAAAAACTCTCCGGTAGAACAATCAATTTTAAAAATGAAAGCTGTATTAAAAGATGTTGGTTGTGAAGCCTCATTTTCACAAGAAAAACACCCTTTAGAAAACTGCTTTTCAGTAAACTTAGCTTCAAACGAAGCTCCAAATCATATCTATTCAAATGGAAAAGGAACAATTTCTGATGCTTCAATAGCTAGTGCTTATGGAGAATATATCGAGAGATTACAAACTAACAACTTTTTTATAGATTTTCATTTACCAAATAGAAAATATTACCCTGATGAAGTTGCTTTTGATTTTGGAGGAGATTATTTAACCCCTGAATTAAAAAAAATCTATGATGCAAATGGTGAATTAGAACCAAAAGATTTAGTGGATTTTAACAGTGATTATATGGACAAAATCGTAGCATTGCCATTTATCAAAGAATCGACAAAAGAAAAAACATATATTCCAATAAATATTTTAAGTAACCTTTTTGTGAGCAACGGACTTGCAACTGGAAATACAGCAAATGAAGCAAAAGTTCAGGCACTTAGTGAAATCTTTGAAAGATATTCAAAAATCGCTATTATCAAAGAGGGTTACGCACTTCCACAGTTTCCAGATGAAGTTGTAAAATCATTTCCAAAAGTTTATAAAGATGTTCAAACATTAAGAGATTTAGGTTATATCATTGAAATTTTAGATGCAAGTTTGGGTGGAGTTTTCCCTGTAACTGCAATTTCACTAATAAACACTAAAAACAATACTCTGTTTGTATCTTTTGGAGCTCACCCTATTTTAGAAGTAAGTTTAGAAAGAACTATGACAGAA
The genomic region above belongs to Arcobacter ellisii and contains:
- a CDS encoding YcaO-like family protein, translated to MNLLSKNSPVEQSILKMKAVLKDVGCEASFSQEKHPLENCFSVNLASNEAPNHIYSNGKGTISDASIASAYGEYIERLQTNNFFIDFHLPNRKYYPDEVAFDFGGDYLTPELKKIYDANGELEPKDLVDFNSDYMDKIVALPFIKESTKEKTYIPINILSNLFVSNGLATGNTANEAKVQALSEIFERYSKIAIIKEGYALPQFPDEVVKSFPKVYKDVQTLRDLGYIIEILDASLGGVFPVTAISLINTKNNTLFVSFGAHPILEVSLERTMTELMQGRDLTNLDAFEIPTFDMSLVADSFNLEAHFIDSNGKLGFPFLSTKKSFEYAPWKYEGNGSDDEYAFLLDILKSQNREMYMREYTYLDFYSCQMIVPNFSEVYPLDDMVYNNKNNGKLIRDMVLNFEKYDVNDILDTVDSLDDSLNMQLYIGVIFEENFTMGDFKAQMLLLLEEYDDALEILEFSNNKFGHLVAQLIRMQNDGLEWENYETALYNVYGKEKIQKAVDILEGNGYLINRTLHKDYNNMLSMFDKLEVKKLAFYKN